In a genomic window of uncultured Sphaerochaeta sp.:
- a CDS encoding patatin-like phospholipase family protein: MRRILLLLLLVLLGLSPLCATPKIALVLSGGGARGLAHIAVLEALEEQGFPIDLVLGTSMGSLVGGLYSAGYTPKEIRSLLEDTDLVGLFAEPVLDTKRKQDNVFAYTHNQAFSLGFGDTGIGNAPAFIGDQRILELLGYLFSRHPAPVDFDALPIPFRCVSADAMTKERIVHDSGSLVGAIRSSISIPIVFTPYPYKDGRLVVDGGVVDNLPIELARSLGADIVIACDVNEMQVQEYTNLESLSAMTMQTIILVTQDTAKRQHSQADLVFFPKLQEIYALDFSKYEEILALGREAVEEKAAELSELTDRIAQERGLVVLDPDRPGPYSLLPNPMILQLEVRDISLNPGHSLVEESMFSRFLGRRLDKQTATELNLRMRELRKAHALATVSYEMADDGVLLVQTRGFGTRSANISMGFQMDAGFSNALPSSSAWYRSDVFLDASLAQIGDSDFTFLIQASLGQKTGLGAGLSHPFAVNALGTWDVHLSLAYASGSMSTHNALVDAQRSAPLDRAFRATLGLDVHIGEYTHLKLDGWYDLIGLHDSRYPKQFLAFPQLELSLLSTTLDSRFSSHGYRLDVLARSGYLKEPLYAFRLAWEQKFALTYADSLGYDLQVSMLREPYALLSSYADMGFPFGVPGYSPLSLRRDLAMAGSSWTHRLTEVLGYPAFCKVNVRLALFDAYDPYLGVEASSDELFSPTQWDLGLGISLALDTPLGEVLVSLGTSIGGKVTFLVGAY; the protein is encoded by the coding sequence ATGCGGCGCATCCTTCTGCTGCTGTTGCTGGTTTTGCTTGGTCTCAGCCCACTTTGCGCCACTCCCAAGATTGCGCTGGTCCTCTCAGGCGGAGGGGCAAGAGGTCTTGCCCACATTGCAGTGCTTGAGGCCCTGGAAGAGCAGGGCTTTCCCATTGACCTGGTGCTCGGCACCAGCATGGGCAGCTTGGTCGGCGGGCTCTACAGTGCGGGATACACCCCCAAGGAGATCCGTTCCCTGCTCGAGGATACGGATCTGGTGGGGCTCTTTGCCGAGCCGGTGCTCGATACCAAGCGTAAGCAGGACAATGTGTTTGCCTATACCCACAACCAAGCGTTCTCCCTGGGCTTCGGGGATACGGGGATCGGCAATGCTCCAGCTTTCATCGGCGACCAGCGGATACTTGAACTGCTAGGGTATCTGTTCTCCAGACATCCCGCCCCAGTCGATTTCGATGCGCTTCCCATTCCGTTCCGCTGTGTCTCTGCAGATGCCATGACCAAGGAGAGGATTGTCCATGACAGCGGATCCCTGGTGGGTGCCATCAGAAGCAGTATCTCCATCCCCATTGTCTTCACTCCCTATCCCTACAAGGATGGGCGTTTGGTGGTTGATGGCGGGGTGGTGGACAACCTGCCCATCGAGCTGGCACGTTCGCTTGGTGCGGACATCGTCATAGCCTGTGATGTGAACGAGATGCAGGTGCAGGAGTATACCAACCTGGAAAGCCTTTCCGCCATGACTATGCAAACCATCATTCTGGTCACCCAGGATACGGCAAAGAGGCAGCACAGTCAGGCAGACCTGGTCTTTTTCCCCAAGCTTCAGGAAATCTATGCTCTGGATTTTTCCAAATACGAGGAGATCCTGGCCCTTGGCCGTGAGGCGGTGGAGGAAAAGGCGGCAGAGCTTTCCGAACTGACTGACCGGATTGCACAAGAGCGTGGACTTGTGGTCCTGGATCCTGACCGGCCAGGCCCGTACAGCTTGCTTCCAAACCCGATGATTCTCCAACTTGAGGTAAGGGATATCTCCCTGAATCCCGGTCATTCGCTCGTGGAAGAGTCGATGTTCTCCCGTTTTCTCGGGCGTCGATTGGACAAGCAGACGGCAACCGAGCTCAACCTGCGGATGAGGGAGCTGCGCAAGGCTCATGCCTTGGCAACCGTCAGTTATGAAATGGCTGATGATGGGGTGCTTCTGGTCCAGACGAGAGGGTTCGGAACACGCAGTGCAAACATCAGCATGGGTTTCCAGATGGACGCCGGTTTTTCCAATGCGCTTCCCTCTTCCTCCGCTTGGTACCGTTCGGATGTGTTCCTGGATGCCTCGCTTGCCCAGATTGGAGACAGTGATTTCACCTTCCTCATCCAGGCAAGTCTCGGGCAGAAGACAGGCTTGGGTGCAGGCCTCAGCCATCCCTTTGCCGTGAATGCTCTCGGTACGTGGGATGTGCATCTCTCGCTCGCCTATGCAAGCGGGAGTATGTCAACGCACAATGCTTTGGTGGATGCCCAACGCAGTGCACCGCTGGACCGTGCGTTCCGTGCCACCTTGGGCTTGGATGTGCATATCGGTGAATACACCCATCTCAAGCTTGATGGATGGTATGATCTCATCGGCCTGCATGACAGTAGGTACCCAAAGCAGTTTCTTGCGTTTCCCCAACTCGAGCTGAGCCTGCTTTCGACCACGTTGGACAGTCGGTTTTCCTCACATGGCTATCGTTTGGATGTCCTTGCGAGAAGCGGCTATCTCAAGGAGCCTCTCTATGCATTCAGGCTTGCTTGGGAACAGAAGTTTGCCCTTACCTATGCAGACAGTCTGGGGTATGATCTGCAGGTTTCCATGCTCCGCGAGCCCTATGCACTGCTTTCCAGTTATGCGGACATGGGCTTCCCGTTCGGTGTTCCCGGATACAGCCCGCTCTCCTTGCGAAGGGATTTGGCAATGGCGGGAAGCAGCTGGACCCATCGGCTGACCGAGGTATTGGGCTATCCTGCATTCTGCAAGGTGAATGTCCGCCTTGCCTTGTTTGATGCGTACGATCCCTACCTGGGAGTGGAAGCCTCTTCTGATGAGCTGTTCTCCCCA